The Maylandia zebra isolate NMK-2024a linkage group LG4, Mzebra_GT3a, whole genome shotgun sequence genome includes a window with the following:
- the LOC106674813 gene encoding E3 SUMO-protein ligase ZBED1, protein MAESETRDENATELVAKKKNSTSLIWRYFGFDKDDVLQTQVLCKTCRTLVATTRGNTTNLHHHLQYNHRELFEEFQKDRASQTKVANVKTKSAAVQQPSLYQSFSSGIPYEKTSKRYKEITEAITHFLAKDMMPINTVSREGFTSLIHKVDQRYRIPSRNYFSHVAIPQMYETCRKTVMFELSQAENYASTTDLWSSRTTEPYMSFTVHFLTEDFELKTRCLETVYFPDSHTSENIAHVLREVLASWDLKEDRQVCITTDNGANVVRATELNNWVRLQCFGHRLHLAIENSIKDDARIARAIGLCKKLVGHFCHSWKAKMALKKAQQKLNLPEHTLITECPTRWGSRQKMIERVLEQQRAISDVISADKKSRHLIPTWQDLEVLESVNQALHPLQDFTDALSGESYVSVSYVKPVLHLMKTSVLAEKEEDSDLTKSIKKKILEYLITKYENPATQELMDMACFMDPRFKVSYTSTDRVSDIKTRVMSEMEAVAQKERSSAEPEAQTGDPPSRPLKKAKKSLGSFFKAAPIPTSSFMHLSQAVEAELNSYLLSTAIDIFREINTESVSVKLRRGISLCGDKQRN, encoded by the exons ATGGCTGAGAGCGAGACGCGTGACGAGAATGCTACTGAACTcgtggctaaaaaaaaaaatagtacctCACTTATTTGGAGGTACTTTGGATTTGATAAAGACGACGTTCTCCAAACACAGGTACTCTGCAAAACTTGCCGAACACTCGTGGCAACCACCAGAGGAAACACGACTAATCTCCACCATCATCTTCAATACAACCACAGAGAACTGTTTGAAGAGTTCCAGAAAGATAGGGCTAGCCAAACAAAGGTTGCTAATGTTAAGACAAAGAGCGCAGCAGTCCAACAGCCGTCTCTGTATCAGAGTTTTTCAAGTGGAATTCCTTATGAGAAAACGTCGAAGCGGTACAAAGAAATAACAGAGGCCATTACACATTTTTTGGCTAAAGACATGATGCCTATAAATACAGTTAGCAGAGAGGGCTTCACCAGTCTGATACATAAAGTGGACCAGAGATACCGCATCCCCTCACGAAACTACTTTTCACATGTCGCCATTCCACAAATGTATGAAACATGCCGCAAGACCGTCATGTTTGAACTGAGCCAAGCTGAAAACTACGCAAGCACTACAGACCTATGGTCAAGTCGTACAACGGAACCATATATGAGTTTCACAGTGCACTTCCTCACCGAAGACTTTGAACTGAAAACACGGTGTCTAGAGACTGTGTATTTTCCAGACTCCCACACTAGTGAAAATATAGCCCATGTATTACGTGAGGTGTTAGCCAGCTGGGATCTTAAAGAAGATCGACAAGTGTGCATCACCACAGACAACGGTGCCAATGTTGTGAGAGCCACGGAGCTAAACAACTGGGTCAGACTTCAGTGTTTTGGACACAGGCTGCACCTTGCAATCG AAAATTCTATCAAAGATGATGCCCGCATTGCCCGAGCCATTGGACTTTGCAAAAAGTTAGTTGGACATTTTTGCCACAGCTGGAAAGCAAAGATGGCTCTGAAAAAAGCACAGCAGAAGCTCAACCTCCCAGAgcacacactgatcacagaatGCCCAACCAGGTGGGGTTCCAGGCAGAAGATGATTGAGAGAGTCCTGGAGCAGCAGCGGGCCATTTCTGATGTCATCTCAGCAGACAAGAAATCAAGACACTTGATTCCTACTTGGCAGGATCTTGAGGTACTGGAGTCTGTCAACCAGGCATTACACCCCCTGCAAGACTTTACAGATGCCCTGTCTGGTGAGAGCTACGTTAGTgtttcatatgtaaaaccagTCCTTCATCTGATGAAGACGTCGGTGCTtgcagagaaggaagaagacAGTGATTTGACAAAATCAATTAAGAAGAAAATCCTCGAGTACCTGATTACTAAATATGAAAATCCAGCTACCCAGGAACTTATGGACATGGCGTGCTTCATGGATCCCAGATTTAAAGTCAGCTACACCAGCACTGATCGAGTCTCAGACATCAAGACCAGAGTGATGTCAGAAATGGAAGCAGTGGCACAGAAG GAGAGAAGCTCCGCTGAACCAGAGGCCCAGACAGGTGATCCACCCAGTCGTCCCCTGAAGAAGGCAAAAAAGTCCCTGGGCAGTTTCTTCAAGGCAGCTCCAATCCCTACCTCCTCTTTTATGCATCTCTCACAAGCTGTTGAAGCTGAGCTTAACAGCTACTTGCTATCCACGGCCATAGACA